A genomic window from Peromyscus maniculatus bairdii isolate BWxNUB_F1_BW_parent chromosome 1, HU_Pman_BW_mat_3.1, whole genome shotgun sequence includes:
- the Pprc1 gene encoding peroxisome proliferator-activated receptor gamma coactivator-related protein 1 isoform X5: MAARRGRRDRAAPPPTGGPGPDPGGGVRGGGWASWSQAPHGTVGAVSAAEQVHEEGDDSSFVNLSRLGSSLRDKDLEMEELILQDETLLETMQNYMDASLISLIEDFGSLGENRLSLEDQNEMSLLTALTEILDNADSENLSPFDSIPDSELLVSPRESSSLHKLLTLSRTPPERDLITPIDPGTGGSRVEMSLADSPWDFSPPPFLETSSPRLPSWRPSRPRPRWGQSPPPQQRSDGEEEEEVASFSGQMLAGELDTSVNSVDFPMHLACPEEEDKPTAAKVAVAAPGDESISSLSELVRAMHPYCLPNLTHLASLEGELPEQADDLTLPEGCVVLEIVGQAATAGDDLEIPVVVRQIPSGSQSVLLDESVGTSPALQLLMPTMEAGTEAVPKVDPCPDQEEVSLNSACLLEPKEIMESLSPKEPQNPPTNAIQASQRVPRKGRKKKSKEQPAACLEGYTRRLRSSSRGQSTVTTEVNSQAGNLQKQPQEEVQREAEAPQSRGKPRAWARAWAAALEKTGSEDLQRSTGQDSSAEEDALDLCPKLLDTSRANPILSLNDSAQADPMPVDSVEADATAFGHAVAESVPVDQASAGTELLGPLPVGPVLTDPVQADRARIGPAVAIPTSDNVSPAGAIPADTVVADPVPNDLTPVDPVVVKSRPTDPRRAAIAAAQGSRLSLESSNQPRAVTPDGKGVLGPPKVEGSTSATTQEARPRPLSLSEYRQRRQQRQKEAEGRSSQPPAGKWPSLPETPTELADIPCLVPPAPAKKTAPQRSPVALAETCFVSVGTSPASPSPEPSASKPMASAHSEQVPSHEVPLAVRPPPPALQSVSPAGPIPSAMPPPLPFPPGIPPLLPLPSGGHGVPSVPPPPLQPPGLAVSVRQMPPDPYAHSAPVPPWPWYPSVSSPGYPCLPPQPTVPMVSGTPGTYAVPPTCNVPWVPPPAPVSPYSSSCAYGPVGWGPGPQQPPQPPLWSTVSPPLSSASAGRAVPPSKVESSSNPAGPPEDKLPVPVTPSLSSGPASPIAPSIEPPKLEPQPVPVSPQPKHKESTLAQSPQAKAPPCLAAECEALGESASERLKPEAQETSTKEKPPSAAVKAVPIPRQSTVPKMPAVHPARLRKLSFLPTPRSQGSEDVVQAFISEIGIEASDLSSLLEQFEKSEAKKECPLPAPADSLAVGNSGSIDTPPEKRPLDRLQAPELANVAGLTPPATPPHQLWKPLAAVSLLARAKSPKSTAQEGTLKPEGVTEAKHPAAACLQEGVHGPSPVHVGSGDHDYCVRSRTPPRKMPALVIPEVGSRWNVKRHQDITIKPVLSLGPAAPLLPCTTSQEPLDHRTRNEQAEPPAPCLAPSSLLSPEASPCRNDMNTRTPSEPPGKQQSMRCYRKACRSVSPPGRGWQGRRGRSSRSVSSGSNRTSEASSSSSVSSSSRSRSRSLSPPHKRWRRSSCSSSGRSRRCSSSSSSSSSSSSSSSSSRSRSPSVSPHRRSDRRRRSYRSNDHYQRQRVLQKERAIEERRVVFIGKIPSRMTRSELKQRFSVFGEIEECTIHFRVQGDNYGFVTYRYAEEAFAAIESGHKLRQADEQPFDLCFGGRRQFCKRSYSDLDSNREDFDPAPVKSKFDSLDFDTLLKQAQKNLRR, encoded by the exons ATGGCGGCGCGCCGGGGACGGAGAGACCGAGCCGCGCCGCCTCCGACTGGGGGCCCAGGTCCCGACCCTGGCGGTGGAGTTCGCGGCGGCGGTTGGGCGAGTTGGAGCCAAGCGCCGCATGGGACCGTGGGCGCCGTGAGCGCTGCGGAGCAG GTCCATGAGGAGGGGGATGACTCTAGCTTTGTCAATCTTTCTCGACTGGGCTCCTCTCTGAGGGATAAAGACCTGGAAATGGAGGAGCTGATACTGCAGGATGAGACACTACTGGAGACCATGCAGAACTACATGGATGcttccctcatctccctcatTGAGGATTTTGGGAGTCTTGGAGAG AACAGGCTATCTCTGGAGGACCAGAACGAAATGTCGCTGCTCACAGCTCTGACAGAGATCCTGGACAACGCAGATTCTGAAAACCTGTCCCCATTTGACAGCATTCCTGATTCAGAGCTGCTTGTGTCTCCTCGGGAGAGCTCCTCT CTCCACAAGCTACTCACTCTCTCTCGGACACCCCCAGAACGTGACCTCATCACCCCAATTGATCCTGGCACAGGCGGTAGCAGG GTTGAGATGTCCCTTGCAGATTCTCCTTGGGActtctctccacctcctttctTGGAAACTTCTTCCCCGAGGCTGCCTAGTTGGAGACCCTCAAGACCAAGACCTCGATGGGGtcagtcccctcccccccagcagcGCAgtgatggagaagaggaggaggaggtcgcCAGCTTCAGTGGTCAGATGCTTGCTGGAGAACTGGACACCTCTGTGAACAGCGTGGACTTCCCCATGCACCTGGCATGCCCAGAGGAGGAAGACAAGCCAACAGCAGCAAAGGTGGCAGTGGCAGCACCTGGCGATGAGAGCATCTCCTCATTGAGTGAGCTGGTACGCGCCATGCATCCATACTGCTTGCCCAACCTCACCCACTTGGCGTCACTTGAGGGTGAGCTTCCGGAACAGGCGGACGATTTGACACTGCCGGAGGGTTGCGTAGTGCTGGAGATAGTGGGCCAGGCCGCCACAGCTGGTGATGACCTGGAGATCCCAGTTGTGGTGCGGCAGATTCCTTCTGGATCCCAGTCTGTACTCTTGGATGAGTCTGTAGGGACCAGTCCTGCCTTGCAGCTACTCATGCCCACCATGGAGGCTGGGACGGAAGCTGTGCCTAAGGTTGACCCTTGCCCTGATCAAGAAGAAGTATCATTGAACTCTGCCTGCTTATTGGAGCCCAAGGAAATCATGGAGTCATTGTCGCCCAAGGAGCCTCAGAACCCACCCACTAATGCAATTCAGGCTTCTCAGAGAGTTCCCAGaaagggcaggaagaagaaaagcaaggaacAGCCAGCAGCCTGTTTGGAAGGCTATACCAGGAGGCTGAGATCATCTTCTCGTGGACAGTCTACTGTGACTACAGAGGTGAACTCTCAGGCAGGCAACTTACAGAAACAGCCTCAGGAAGAAGTTCAGAGAGAGGCTGAGGCTCCTCAGAGCAGGGGGAAGCCACGGGCGTGGGCTCGGGCGTGGGCAGCTGCCTTGGAGAAGACTGGGTCTGAGGACTTACAAAGAAGTACAGGCCAGGATAGTTCTGCTGAAGAAGATGCTCTGGACCTCTGCCCTAAGCTGCTCGACACTAGTCGAGCCAACCCCATTCTCTCACTGAATGACTCTGCTCAAGCCGACCCCATGCCAGTTGACTCTGTTGAAGCTGATGCCACTGCATTTGGCCATGCTGTAGCTGAGTCTGTACCTGTTGACCAGGCTTCGGCTGGTACAGAGCTGCTCGGTCCTCTCCCAGTAGGCCCAGTGCTGACTGACCCAGTCCAGGCTGACAGGGCAAGAATTGGACCTGCCGTGGCCATTCCCACTTCAGATAACGTGTCTCCAGCTGGTGCTATCCCAGCTGACACAGTGGTAGCCGACCCCGTTCCAAATGACCTGACTCCAGTAGATCCTGTGGTAGTTAAGTCCAGACCAACTGACCCTAGACGTGCTGCAATAGCAGCAGCTCAGGGGAGTCGTCTTTCCCTGGAGTCCTCTAACCAGCCCAGGGCCGTCACCCCTGACGGCAAGGGTGTTCTAGGTCCTCCGAAGGTGGAAGGTAGCACCAGTGCTACAACCCAAGAAGCCAGACCTCGGCCTCTCAGCCTGTCTGAGTACCGGCAACGAAGGCAGCAACGGCAAAAAGAAGCAGAAGGCAGGAGTTCTCAGCCCCCCGCTGGCAAGTGGCCTAGTCTCCCAGAGACCCCCACAGAACTGGCAGATATCCCCTGTCTCGTTCCACCAGCCCCAGCCAAGAAGACCGctccacagagaagccctgtagCTCTAGcagagacttgttttgtgtctgtggGTACCAGCCCTGCTTCCCCTAGTCCCGAGCCGTCTGCCAGCAAACCTATGGCTTCAGCTCACTCTGAACAGGTGCCGTCTCATGAGGTGCCACTTGCAGTTAGACCGCCCCCTCCCGCCTTGCAGTCTGTGTCTCCTGCTGGGCCCATCCCTTCCGCAATGCCccctcctctgcctttccctccaGGCAtacctcctctgcttcctcttccttcaggTGGCCACGGAGTCCCCAGTGTGCCCCCACCTCCCTTGCAGCCACCCGGCCTTGCAGTGTCCGTGAGACAAATGCCACCTGACCCCTATGCCCACTCTGCCCCTGTGCCACCCTGGCCTTGGTATCCTTCTGTGTCCTCTCCCGGCTACCCTTGTCTGCCCCCACAACCAACGGTGCCCATGGTGTCTGGCACTCCTGGCACCTATGCTGTACCCCCAACTTGCAATGTGCCTTGGGTACCCCCTCCTGCACCAGTTTCACCTTACAGCTCCAGCTGTGCCTATGGGCCTGTGGGGTGGGGCCCAGGGCCGCAGCAGCCTCCGCAGCCTCCGCTCTGGTCTACTGTCTCCCCACCTTTGTCTTCAGCCTCAGCTGGAAGAGCTGTTCCCCCATCCAAGGTAGAATCCAGTAGTAATCCAGCTGGTCCTCCTGAAGATAAGCTTCCTGTGCCAGTGACTCCTTCCCTAAGCTCTGGGCCGGCCAGCCCCATAGCTCCATCGATAGAGCCCCCAAAGCTAGAGCCTCAGCCAGTGCCTGTGTCTCCCCAGCCAAAACACAAAGAGTCTACCTTGGCACAAAGTCCCCAGGCCAAGgctccaccatgtctggctgccgAGTGTGAAGCTCTTGGGGAGTCTGCATCAGAGAGGCTAAAGCCTGAGGCTCAGGAGACCTCAACAAAGGAGAAGCCCCCCTCTGCAGCTGTCAAGGCTGTTCCCATACCAAGGCAGAGCACTGTCCCGAAGATGCCTGCTGTCCATCCAGCCCGTCTAAGGAAGCTGTCCTTCCTGCCCACCCCGCGTTCTCAGGGCTCTGAGGATGTGGTCCAGGCATTCATCAGTGAGATTG GAATCGAAGCATCGGACCTGTCCAGTCTGTTGGAGCAGTTTGAGAAATCAGAAG CCAAAAAGGAGTGTCCTCTCCCGGCTCCTGCTGACAGCTTGGCTGTAGGAAACTCAGG CAGCATTGACACTCCCCCGGAGAAGAGACCCCTAGACCGGTTACAAGCCCCAGAACTGGCCAACGTGGCAG gGCTCACCCCTCCAGCTACCCCTCCCCACCAGTTATGGAAGCCCCTGGCTGCTGTCTCACTGTTGGCCAGAGCCAAATCTCCTAAATCTACCGCCCAGGAGGGAACCCTGAAGCCTGAAGGAGTTACAGAGGCCAAACATCCAGCTGCAGCCTGCCTCCAAGAAGGGGTCCATGGTCCTAGTCCTgtccatgtgggctctggggaccaTGACTATTGTGTCCGAAGCAGGACACCCCCCAGAAAGATGCCTGCCCTAGTCATTCCAGAGGTGGGCTCCCGATGGAATGTCAAGCGCCATCAGGATATCACCATCAAACCTGTCTTGTCACTGGGCCCAGCCGCTCCCCTACTTCCATGCACGACTTCCCAGGAACCACTTGATCACAGGACTAGAAATGAGCAGGCAGAGCCTCCAGCGCCCTGCCTTGCCCCGTCCTCCCTGCTGTCTCCTGAGGCCTCACCCTGCCGGAATGACATGAACACTAGGACTCCCTCTGAGCCCCCAGGCAAGCAGCAGTCAATGCGCTGTTACCGAAAAGCCTGCAGATCAGTCAGCCCCCCAGGTCGGGGCTGGCAGGGCCGCCGTGGCCGCAGCAGCCGGTCTGTCAGCTCTGGGTCCAACCGGACCAGCGAAGCATCCTCCTCTTCATCGGTGTCTTCCTCATCCCGATCCCGGTCCAggtccctctcccccccccacaagAGGTGGCGAAG GTCCAGCTGCAGTTCCTCTGGGCGCTCCAGAAGGTGTTCATCCtcttcatcatcttcctcctcttcctcatcctcatcctccagttccagaagccgttctccctctgtctcccctcacAGAAGAAGTGATCGAAGACGGCG CTCTTACCGTTCAAATGACCATTACCAAAGGCAGAGGGTGCTGCAGAAGGAGCGCGCCATA GAGGAGAGAAGGGTAGTCTTCATTGGGAAAATACCTAGCCGCATGACTCGGtcagagctgaagcagaggttCTCTGTTTTTGGAGAGATTGAGGAGTGCACCATTCATTTTCGTGTTCAAGG CGACAACTATGGTTTCGTCACTTACCGTTATGCTGAAGAGGCCTTCGCAGCTATCGAGAGTGGCCACAAGTTGCGGCAGGCAGATGAACAGCCCTTTGACCTTTGCTTTGGGGGCCGCAGGCAGTTCTGCAAGAGGAGCTACTCTGACCTTG ACTCCAATCGGGAAGACTTTGATCCTGCCCCGGTGAAGAGCAAATTTGATTCTCTTGACTTTGATACATTGTTGAAACAGGCCCAGAAGAACCTGAGGAGGTAA
- the Pprc1 gene encoding peroxisome proliferator-activated receptor gamma coactivator-related protein 1 isoform X6, with product MAARRGRRDRAAPPPTGGPGPDPGGGVRGGGWASWSQAPHGTVGAVSAAEQVHEEGDDSSFVNLSRLGSSLRDKDLEMEELILQDETLLETMQNYMDASLISLIEDFGSLGEQNRLSLEDQNEMSLLTALTEILDNADSENLSPFDSIPDSELLVSPRESSSLHKLLTLSRTPPERDLITPIDPGTGGSRVEMSLADSPWDFSPPPFLETSSPRLPSWRPSRPRPRWGQSPPPQQRSDGEEEEEVASFSGQMLAGELDTSVNSVDFPMHLACPEEEDKPTAAKVAVAAPGDESISSLSELVRAMHPYCLPNLTHLASLEGELPEQADDLTLPEGCVVLEIVGQAATAGDDLEIPVVVRQIPSGSQSVLLDESVGTSPALQLLMPTMEAGTEAVPKVDPCPDQEEVSLNSACLLEPKEIMESLSPKEPQNPPTNAIQASQRVPRKGRKKKSKEQPAACLEGYTRRLRSSSRGQSTVTTEVNSQAGNLQKQPQEEVQREAEAPQSRGKPRAWARAWAAALEKTGSEDLQRSTGQDSSAEEDALDLCPKLLDTSRANPILSLNDSAQADPMPVDSVEADATAFGHAVAESVPVDQASAGTELLGPLPVGPVLTDPVQADRARIGPAVAIPTSDNVSPAGAIPADTVVADPVPNDLTPVDPVVVKSRPTDPRRAAIAAAQGSRLSLESSNQPRAVTPDGKGVLGPPKVEGSTSATTQEARPRPLSLSEYRQRRQQRQKEAEGRSSQPPAGKWPSLPETPTELADIPCLVPPAPAKKTAPQRSPVALAETCFVSVGTSPASPSPEPSASKPMASAHSEQVPSHEVPLAVRPPPPALQSVSPAGPIPSAMPPPLPFPPGIPPLLPLPSGGHGVPSVPPPPLQPPGLAVSVRQMPPDPYAHSAPVPPWPWYPSVSSPGYPCLPPQPTVPMVSGTPGTYAVPPTCNVPWVPPPAPVSPYSSSCAYGPVGWGPGPQQPPQPPLWSTVSPPLSSASAGRAVPPSKVESSSNPAGPPEDKLPVPVTPSLSSGPASPIAPSIEPPKLEPQPVPVSPQPKHKESTLAQSPQAKAPPCLAAECEALGESASERLKPEAQETSTKEKPPSAAVKAVPIPRQSTVPKMPAVHPARLRKLSFLPTPRSQGSEDVVQAFISEIGIEASDLSSLLEQFEKSEAKKECPLPAPADSLAVGNSGIDTPPEKRPLDRLQAPELANVAGLTPPATPPHQLWKPLAAVSLLARAKSPKSTAQEGTLKPEGVTEAKHPAAACLQEGVHGPSPVHVGSGDHDYCVRSRTPPRKMPALVIPEVGSRWNVKRHQDITIKPVLSLGPAAPLLPCTTSQEPLDHRTRNEQAEPPAPCLAPSSLLSPEASPCRNDMNTRTPSEPPGKQQSMRCYRKACRSVSPPGRGWQGRRGRSSRSVSSGSNRTSEASSSSSVSSSSRSRSRSLSPPHKRWRRSSCSSSGRSRRCSSSSSSSSSSSSSSSSSRSRSPSVSPHRRSDRRRRSYRSNDHYQRQRVLQKERAIEERRVVFIGKIPSRMTRSELKQRFSVFGEIEECTIHFRVQGDNYGFVTYRYAEEAFAAIESGHKLRQADEQPFDLCFGGRRQFCKRSYSDLDSNREDFDPAPVKSKFDSLDFDTLLKQAQKNLRR from the exons ATGGCGGCGCGCCGGGGACGGAGAGACCGAGCCGCGCCGCCTCCGACTGGGGGCCCAGGTCCCGACCCTGGCGGTGGAGTTCGCGGCGGCGGTTGGGCGAGTTGGAGCCAAGCGCCGCATGGGACCGTGGGCGCCGTGAGCGCTGCGGAGCAG GTCCATGAGGAGGGGGATGACTCTAGCTTTGTCAATCTTTCTCGACTGGGCTCCTCTCTGAGGGATAAAGACCTGGAAATGGAGGAGCTGATACTGCAGGATGAGACACTACTGGAGACCATGCAGAACTACATGGATGcttccctcatctccctcatTGAGGATTTTGGGAGTCTTGGAGAG CAGAACAGGCTATCTCTGGAGGACCAGAACGAAATGTCGCTGCTCACAGCTCTGACAGAGATCCTGGACAACGCAGATTCTGAAAACCTGTCCCCATTTGACAGCATTCCTGATTCAGAGCTGCTTGTGTCTCCTCGGGAGAGCTCCTCT CTCCACAAGCTACTCACTCTCTCTCGGACACCCCCAGAACGTGACCTCATCACCCCAATTGATCCTGGCACAGGCGGTAGCAGG GTTGAGATGTCCCTTGCAGATTCTCCTTGGGActtctctccacctcctttctTGGAAACTTCTTCCCCGAGGCTGCCTAGTTGGAGACCCTCAAGACCAAGACCTCGATGGGGtcagtcccctcccccccagcagcGCAgtgatggagaagaggaggaggaggtcgcCAGCTTCAGTGGTCAGATGCTTGCTGGAGAACTGGACACCTCTGTGAACAGCGTGGACTTCCCCATGCACCTGGCATGCCCAGAGGAGGAAGACAAGCCAACAGCAGCAAAGGTGGCAGTGGCAGCACCTGGCGATGAGAGCATCTCCTCATTGAGTGAGCTGGTACGCGCCATGCATCCATACTGCTTGCCCAACCTCACCCACTTGGCGTCACTTGAGGGTGAGCTTCCGGAACAGGCGGACGATTTGACACTGCCGGAGGGTTGCGTAGTGCTGGAGATAGTGGGCCAGGCCGCCACAGCTGGTGATGACCTGGAGATCCCAGTTGTGGTGCGGCAGATTCCTTCTGGATCCCAGTCTGTACTCTTGGATGAGTCTGTAGGGACCAGTCCTGCCTTGCAGCTACTCATGCCCACCATGGAGGCTGGGACGGAAGCTGTGCCTAAGGTTGACCCTTGCCCTGATCAAGAAGAAGTATCATTGAACTCTGCCTGCTTATTGGAGCCCAAGGAAATCATGGAGTCATTGTCGCCCAAGGAGCCTCAGAACCCACCCACTAATGCAATTCAGGCTTCTCAGAGAGTTCCCAGaaagggcaggaagaagaaaagcaaggaacAGCCAGCAGCCTGTTTGGAAGGCTATACCAGGAGGCTGAGATCATCTTCTCGTGGACAGTCTACTGTGACTACAGAGGTGAACTCTCAGGCAGGCAACTTACAGAAACAGCCTCAGGAAGAAGTTCAGAGAGAGGCTGAGGCTCCTCAGAGCAGGGGGAAGCCACGGGCGTGGGCTCGGGCGTGGGCAGCTGCCTTGGAGAAGACTGGGTCTGAGGACTTACAAAGAAGTACAGGCCAGGATAGTTCTGCTGAAGAAGATGCTCTGGACCTCTGCCCTAAGCTGCTCGACACTAGTCGAGCCAACCCCATTCTCTCACTGAATGACTCTGCTCAAGCCGACCCCATGCCAGTTGACTCTGTTGAAGCTGATGCCACTGCATTTGGCCATGCTGTAGCTGAGTCTGTACCTGTTGACCAGGCTTCGGCTGGTACAGAGCTGCTCGGTCCTCTCCCAGTAGGCCCAGTGCTGACTGACCCAGTCCAGGCTGACAGGGCAAGAATTGGACCTGCCGTGGCCATTCCCACTTCAGATAACGTGTCTCCAGCTGGTGCTATCCCAGCTGACACAGTGGTAGCCGACCCCGTTCCAAATGACCTGACTCCAGTAGATCCTGTGGTAGTTAAGTCCAGACCAACTGACCCTAGACGTGCTGCAATAGCAGCAGCTCAGGGGAGTCGTCTTTCCCTGGAGTCCTCTAACCAGCCCAGGGCCGTCACCCCTGACGGCAAGGGTGTTCTAGGTCCTCCGAAGGTGGAAGGTAGCACCAGTGCTACAACCCAAGAAGCCAGACCTCGGCCTCTCAGCCTGTCTGAGTACCGGCAACGAAGGCAGCAACGGCAAAAAGAAGCAGAAGGCAGGAGTTCTCAGCCCCCCGCTGGCAAGTGGCCTAGTCTCCCAGAGACCCCCACAGAACTGGCAGATATCCCCTGTCTCGTTCCACCAGCCCCAGCCAAGAAGACCGctccacagagaagccctgtagCTCTAGcagagacttgttttgtgtctgtggGTACCAGCCCTGCTTCCCCTAGTCCCGAGCCGTCTGCCAGCAAACCTATGGCTTCAGCTCACTCTGAACAGGTGCCGTCTCATGAGGTGCCACTTGCAGTTAGACCGCCCCCTCCCGCCTTGCAGTCTGTGTCTCCTGCTGGGCCCATCCCTTCCGCAATGCCccctcctctgcctttccctccaGGCAtacctcctctgcttcctcttccttcaggTGGCCACGGAGTCCCCAGTGTGCCCCCACCTCCCTTGCAGCCACCCGGCCTTGCAGTGTCCGTGAGACAAATGCCACCTGACCCCTATGCCCACTCTGCCCCTGTGCCACCCTGGCCTTGGTATCCTTCTGTGTCCTCTCCCGGCTACCCTTGTCTGCCCCCACAACCAACGGTGCCCATGGTGTCTGGCACTCCTGGCACCTATGCTGTACCCCCAACTTGCAATGTGCCTTGGGTACCCCCTCCTGCACCAGTTTCACCTTACAGCTCCAGCTGTGCCTATGGGCCTGTGGGGTGGGGCCCAGGGCCGCAGCAGCCTCCGCAGCCTCCGCTCTGGTCTACTGTCTCCCCACCTTTGTCTTCAGCCTCAGCTGGAAGAGCTGTTCCCCCATCCAAGGTAGAATCCAGTAGTAATCCAGCTGGTCCTCCTGAAGATAAGCTTCCTGTGCCAGTGACTCCTTCCCTAAGCTCTGGGCCGGCCAGCCCCATAGCTCCATCGATAGAGCCCCCAAAGCTAGAGCCTCAGCCAGTGCCTGTGTCTCCCCAGCCAAAACACAAAGAGTCTACCTTGGCACAAAGTCCCCAGGCCAAGgctccaccatgtctggctgccgAGTGTGAAGCTCTTGGGGAGTCTGCATCAGAGAGGCTAAAGCCTGAGGCTCAGGAGACCTCAACAAAGGAGAAGCCCCCCTCTGCAGCTGTCAAGGCTGTTCCCATACCAAGGCAGAGCACTGTCCCGAAGATGCCTGCTGTCCATCCAGCCCGTCTAAGGAAGCTGTCCTTCCTGCCCACCCCGCGTTCTCAGGGCTCTGAGGATGTGGTCCAGGCATTCATCAGTGAGATTG GAATCGAAGCATCGGACCTGTCCAGTCTGTTGGAGCAGTTTGAGAAATCAGAAG CCAAAAAGGAGTGTCCTCTCCCGGCTCCTGCTGACAGCTTGGCTGTAGGAAACTCAGG CATTGACACTCCCCCGGAGAAGAGACCCCTAGACCGGTTACAAGCCCCAGAACTGGCCAACGTGGCAG gGCTCACCCCTCCAGCTACCCCTCCCCACCAGTTATGGAAGCCCCTGGCTGCTGTCTCACTGTTGGCCAGAGCCAAATCTCCTAAATCTACCGCCCAGGAGGGAACCCTGAAGCCTGAAGGAGTTACAGAGGCCAAACATCCAGCTGCAGCCTGCCTCCAAGAAGGGGTCCATGGTCCTAGTCCTgtccatgtgggctctggggaccaTGACTATTGTGTCCGAAGCAGGACACCCCCCAGAAAGATGCCTGCCCTAGTCATTCCAGAGGTGGGCTCCCGATGGAATGTCAAGCGCCATCAGGATATCACCATCAAACCTGTCTTGTCACTGGGCCCAGCCGCTCCCCTACTTCCATGCACGACTTCCCAGGAACCACTTGATCACAGGACTAGAAATGAGCAGGCAGAGCCTCCAGCGCCCTGCCTTGCCCCGTCCTCCCTGCTGTCTCCTGAGGCCTCACCCTGCCGGAATGACATGAACACTAGGACTCCCTCTGAGCCCCCAGGCAAGCAGCAGTCAATGCGCTGTTACCGAAAAGCCTGCAGATCAGTCAGCCCCCCAGGTCGGGGCTGGCAGGGCCGCCGTGGCCGCAGCAGCCGGTCTGTCAGCTCTGGGTCCAACCGGACCAGCGAAGCATCCTCCTCTTCATCGGTGTCTTCCTCATCCCGATCCCGGTCCAggtccctctcccccccccacaagAGGTGGCGAAG GTCCAGCTGCAGTTCCTCTGGGCGCTCCAGAAGGTGTTCATCCtcttcatcatcttcctcctcttcctcatcctcatcctccagttccagaagccgttctccctctgtctcccctcacAGAAGAAGTGATCGAAGACGGCG CTCTTACCGTTCAAATGACCATTACCAAAGGCAGAGGGTGCTGCAGAAGGAGCGCGCCATA GAGGAGAGAAGGGTAGTCTTCATTGGGAAAATACCTAGCCGCATGACTCGGtcagagctgaagcagaggttCTCTGTTTTTGGAGAGATTGAGGAGTGCACCATTCATTTTCGTGTTCAAGG CGACAACTATGGTTTCGTCACTTACCGTTATGCTGAAGAGGCCTTCGCAGCTATCGAGAGTGGCCACAAGTTGCGGCAGGCAGATGAACAGCCCTTTGACCTTTGCTTTGGGGGCCGCAGGCAGTTCTGCAAGAGGAGCTACTCTGACCTTG ACTCCAATCGGGAAGACTTTGATCCTGCCCCGGTGAAGAGCAAATTTGATTCTCTTGACTTTGATACATTGTTGAAACAGGCCCAGAAGAACCTGAGGAGGTAA